The following proteins are encoded in a genomic region of Peromyscus maniculatus bairdii isolate BWxNUB_F1_BW_parent chromosome 12, HU_Pman_BW_mat_3.1, whole genome shotgun sequence:
- the LOC143268021 gene encoding keratin-associated protein 20-2-like: MCYYGGYYGGLGYGYGGLGCGYGCGYGGYGGYGGYGGYGGYGYGCCRPLCCRRYWSCGFY, encoded by the coding sequence ATGTGTTACTATGGCGGATACTATGGAGGCCTGGGCTATGGCTATGGTGGCCTAGGCTGTGGCTATGGCTGTGGCTATGGTGGCTATGGTGGCTATGGTGGCTATGGTGGCTATGGTGGCTATGGTTATGGCTGTTGCCGCCCACTGTGCTGTAGAAGGTACTGGTCCTGTGGATTCTACTGA